A window from Kluyveromyces lactis strain NRRL Y-1140 chromosome E complete sequence encodes these proteins:
- the AGC1 gene encoding citrin (similar to uniprot|Q12482 Saccharomyces cerevisiae YPR021C AGC1 Mitochondrial transporter acts both as a glutamate uniporter and as an aspartate-glutamate exchanger involved in nitrogen metabolism ornithine synthesis and the malate-aspartate NADH shuttle): MELVNSNSEKKKQQLEVFSKYASVLTAEQKKLGEPYASDVSDSGETGESVLRYDDFIRLISNSQSLYSKFTDHSFNLNQIPKNVFGCIFFAMDEQNKGYLTINDWFHFNNILEFNNYHLIVLYEFFRKFDVARIRARQTSNIDDQRVKYINYGNKFLSFDELYLNVDQFKSTISFLQKCVNDEFIMKNDLALNWNEFRWFPFYQCSPFGKSSGTYFSLNSLVTILQSDLKDEKMFVGFNKLCHLNPSKNCRTLSKNQLSYLLKLFYSHRVSSDVFNSLDLSNTKLIKCDNNYIQYNVIKDIFYLFENFDLLNQVLIRYAQYYEFDENDVREQVITKRDFMEFLNKEYNKVTNIVEFSPSQINLLFSIVSNSKQSRHQCLTSMHHSDETIDDFIHSQVQMGPHINKGTIKEFNENYNSTVDEFSQASSLQEHNERKQSQRVSLLDRLWASKTPKDTAESRNLTMEDFMKILNPNYLNDIVHSMELKRIRSESWYSNFYFYPIFDSIHNFTLGSIAGCIGATVVYPIDLVKTRMQAQRNSVQYKNSIDCVVKIFQTKGIRGLYSGLGPQLIGVAPEKAIKLTVNDFMRQYFMNKSRTIKWYQEILSGATAGACQVVFTNPLEIVKIRLQMRSDYVGENARPQLGAVGIIRQLGLRGLYKGAAACLLRDVPFSAIYFPTYAHLKKDVFNFDPNDKNKRNKLKTWELLLAGGIAGMPAAYLTTPFDVIKTRLQIDPRKGETTYTGVIHAARTILKEESIKSFFKGGPARVLRSSPQFGFTLAAFEMFQGLFPSHFKNHETNSNNDSNNNSSSFGGPKKHSDVEDDTPIVTGLFTTFYKNFKNNHYSHEPVPIEFYGPSVDPYSSNFLNYYYKSCQISKVFIDLDYNFAKFDFNVYRKFQDELKRIGPKSN; encoded by the coding sequence ATGGAACTAGTGAATTCGAATAGcgagaaaaagaagcagcaGCTGGAGGTGTTTAGCAAATATGCCAGTGTGCTTACTGCTGAGCAGAAAAAGCTGGGAGAACCGTATGCTAGCGATGTTTCGGACTCCGGAGAGACTGGTGAGTCGGTGTTAAGGTACGATGATTTCATCAGGCTTATATCGAACTCGCAGTCGTTGTACTCGAAGTTTACTGATCACTCgttcaatttgaatcagATCCCGAAGAATGTATTTGGATGTATCTTTTTCGCCATGGATGAACAGAATAAAGGATATTTAACCATCAACGATTGGTTCCATTTCAACAACATCTTGGAGTTCAACAACTACCATTTGATTGTATTATATGAGTTTTTCAGGAAGTTTGATGTGGCAAGGATACGGGCCCGACAAACTTCGAATATCGATGATCAACGTGtgaaatatatcaattatGGGAATAAGTTCCTGAGTTTTGATGAGCTGTATTTGAACGTCGATCAGTTTAAGTCCACTATTTCGTTCTTACAAAAATGCGTTAACGATGAATTTATTATGAAAAATGATTTGGCTTTGAATTGGAACGAATTTCGTTGGTTCCCATTTTACCAGTGTAGTCCGTTTGGGAAATCTTCAGGCACttatttctctttgaattcgCTCGTCACGATTTTGCAAAGcgatttgaaagatgagaAAATGTTCGTTGGGTTCAATAAATTATGCCATCTGAACCCATCGAAAAATTGTCGGACGCTTTCCAAGAACCAGCTATCTTAccttttgaaattgttcTATTCTCACAGAGTCTCTTCAGatgttttcaattctttggattTATCCAACACAAAGCTTATCAAATGCGATAACAATTATATCCAATACAATGTCATAAAAGAcatattttatttatttgagaattttgatcttttgaacCAGGTGCTTATACGTTACGCACAATATTACGAATTCGATGAGAACGATGTCAGAGAGCAAGTGATTACGAAGAGGGACTTTATGgagtttttgaataaagagTATAACAAAGTGACGAATATTGTAGAGTTTTCCCCATCACAGATTAACCTCTTGTTCTCCATTGTATCAAACTCAAAACAGTCAAGGCACCAATGTTTGACTTCGATGCACCACTCTGATGAAACCATCGACGATTTCATTCATAGCCAAGTTCAGATGGGACCTCATATTAATAAGGGGACTATTAAAGAGTTCAACGAAAACTATAACTCAACTGTGGATGAATTTAGCCAGGCTTCTTCGTTACAAGAACATAACGAAAGGAAGCAAAGCCAAAGAGTCTCATTATTGGATCGTCTTTGGGCAAGTAAGACTCCAAAGGATACTGCCGAGAGTCGTAACCTTACTATGGAAGACTTTATGAAAATCTTGAACCCTAACTATTTGAACGATATTGTGCATTCCATGGAGTTGAAGAGAATTAGATCGGAATCATGGTACTCTAACTTCTATTTCTACCCGATCTTTGATTCGATTCATAACTTTACGTTAGGCTCCATAGCTGGGTGCATCGGCGCCACTGTCGTGTACCCTATTGACCTGGTAAAGACAAGAATGCAAGCGCAACGTAACAGTGTACAGTACAAAAACTCCATTGATTGTGTTGTGAAAATCTTCCAAACTAAGGGTATTAGAGGTCTTTACTCTGGTCTAGGCCCACAGTTAATCGGTGTAGCCCCCGAAAAAGCTATCAAATTGACAGTGAACGATTTCATGAGACAGTATTTCATGAACAAGTCTCGTACGATTAAATGGTACCAAGAAATCCTTTCAGGCGCCACCGCTGGTGCTTGCCAAGTTGTGTTTACAAATCCATTGGAAATCGTAAAGATCAGATTACAAATGAGATCAGATTACGTCGGTGAAAATGCAAGGCCACAATTAGGTGCAGTAGGAATTATAAGGCAATTGGGCCTTCGCGGTCTCTACAAAGGTGCCGCAGCATGCTTACTGAGAGACGTCCCATTCTCCGCCATATATTTCCCAACATATGCTCATTTAAAGAAGGATGTATTTAattttgatccaaatgataaaaacaagagaaacaaaCTCAAAACCTGGGAACTCCTCTTGGCTGGTGGGATCGCAGGTATGCCAGCAGCTTATTTGACCACTCCTTTTGATGTGATTAAGACCAGATTACAAATCGATCCCAGGAAGGGAGAAACAACGTATACAGGTGTAATCCATGCAGCAAGAACGATCTTGAAAGAGGAAAGCATCAaatcatttttcaaaggtGGACCGGCTCGTGTGTTGAGAAGTTCCCCACAGTTCGGTTTCACCTTGGCAGCATTTGAAATGTTCCAAGGGTTATTCCCATCGCATTTCAAGAACCATGAAACAAACAGTAACAACGACAGCAACAATAACTCAAGCTCTTTTGGCGGACCCAAAAAGCATTCCGACGTAGAGGATGATACACCCATCGTCACTGGTTTGTTCACAACCTTCTacaaaaatttcaaaaataatCATTACAGCCATGAACCAGTTCCGATAGAATTCTATGGTCCATCAGTGGACCCATACTCCAGTAATTTCCTCAATTACTACTACAAGAGCTgtcaaatatcaaaagttttCATAGACCTCGATTACAACTTTGCCAAGTTCGATTTTAATGTTTACAGAAAGTTCcaagatgaattgaaacgAATTGGCCCTAAGAGCAACTAA
- the NBA1 gene encoding Nba1p (similar to uniprot|Q08229 Saccharomyces cerevisiae YOL070C Protein of unknown function green fluorescent protein (GFP)-fusion protein localizes to the cell periphery cytoplasm and bud neck potential Cdc28p substrate), translating to MSKEPLESAVRPPSASNNPNYNRLSAMIENYSLHESLDDEIYMPSKGIDSAERASPQLSYTSNDQNVAFFNTYGSPQPSPDGNRLQLNGQSPGNRESIISAYSGTVHEGVPVSYIVKNNSTTAVKKENFEEPALPPFPTKSEWSAASADALSELTTKPVGNSIDTEEPQVSLKKEQIGQPAETDTTPTLEKNNSLKLVSMEMSHQKVPSSIASGNLASESGHSYNASATSNSGSSMVNLDHTSQYGATGNSGDCQHLSQLETTTIKEESYDEQQQTPVSDYNNIPKVNVTEAISDTTPLNISQAPSQQDISQVSEIKSIASSILPPLETQVNSKKTAGAEPELEIISDLHPTVPPRSARRPKSHIFIKESLDDIQNQLAKEMGKGHSASASRSERHSRQSSVRSESFFSATEQDDTMGPQEDGYTTRPLPSIPSSSSSRLETPENQITQQPNDQAVCNVKDPEDDDDYEDIVEKGADSTKAASSVRTPQSKLPKAPKKGHSKTRSKSHQRQGQNQSHNQTKKIGSKHNKELRSFDIDTISQLLNVTKGTLIGSEFSNLGMKIEEKRALERLVDSLSRLTADMVLDPEKYQEGLRRLERATKALDGF from the coding sequence ATGAGTAAAGAGCCATTGGAGAGTGCAGTTAGGCCACCAAGCGCTAGCAACAACCCTAATTACAACAGACTTTCTGCTATGATCGAGAATTACAGCTTACATGAGAGtttggatgatgaaatatatATGCCAAGCAAGGGAATAGATTCTGCTGAAAGGGCATCTCCACAATTGTCATATACATCTAACGATCAAAATGTGGCATTCTTCAATACGTATGGGTCCCCTCAGCCTTCTCCAGATGGGAATCGTTTACAATTAAACGGTCAATCGCCAGGAAACAGAGAAAGCATAATATCGGCTTATTCAGGCACTGTCCATGAAGGTGTTCCAGTCTCCTATATAGTCAAAAATAACAGTACTACCGCTGTGAAGAAGGAGAATTTTGAAGAGCCAGCTTTACCGCCCTTCCCTACTAAGAGCGAATGGTCAGCTGCATCAGCAGATGCATTGTCTGAATTAACAACAAAACCAGTAGGAAACTCTATTGATACGGAAGAACCTCAGGTTTcgttaaagaaagaacagatTGGGCAACCAGCTGAAACAGATACGACTCCTACTTTAGAGAAAAACAACTCATTAAAACTTGTATCTATGGAGATGTCCCATCAGAAGGTCCCTTCATCAATCGCATCAGGTAATCTAGCAAGCGAAAGTGGACATTCCTATAACGCATCTGCCACAAGTAATTCGGGATCCAGCATGGTAAATTTGGACCATACCTCGCAATATGGTGCTACTGGTAACAGTGGTGACTGTCAACATCTATCTCAACTTGAAACGACGACAATTAAAGAGGAATCGTACGATGAGCAACAACAAACTCCAGTTTCTGATTATAATAACATCCCCAAGGTCAATGTCACAGAAGCAATTTCGGACACTACACCACTAAACATATCACAGGCTCCAAGCCAGCAAGATATATCTCAGGTATCcgaaatcaaatcaattgcTTCGAGTATATTACCACCACTAGAAACTCAAGTTAACAGTAAGAAGACCGCTGGTGCTGAACCAGAACTTGAAATCATATCAGACTTACATCCAACAGTACCACCAAGAAGCGCAAGAAGGCCCAAGTCACATATATTTATCAAGGAAAGTTTAGATGATATTCAGAATCAACTTGCAAAGGAGATGGGGAAAGGTCACAGTGCCAGTGCAAGCCGGAGTGAGAGACATTCAAGACAAAGCAGTGTGAGATCtgaaagtttcttctctgcTACTGAGCAAGATGATACCATGGGACCACAGGAGGATGGATACACTACTAGGCCACTACCTTCTATTCCAAGCTCATCATCGTCAAGATTGGAGACCCCAGAGAACCAAATCACACAACAACCGAATGACCAGGCAGTGTGCAATGTAAAAGAtccagaagatgatgatgattacGAGGACATAGTAGAGAAAGGTGCTGATTCCACTAAAGCTGCCTCATCAGTAAGGACTCCACAAAGTAAGCTGCCAAAGGCTCCCAAGAAAGGCCATTCGAAGACCAGATCCAAATCTCACCAACGTCAAGGCCAAAACCAAAGCCACAAtcaaaccaaaaaaatcgGATCCAAACACAACAAAGAACTAAGATCCTTCGATATAGATACTATCTCACAACTATTGAATGTTACAAAGGGAACCCTGATAGGGTCAGAATTCTCTAACCTTGGTATGAAGATCGAAGAGAAAAGAGCTCTTGAAAGATTGGTCGATTCT